The proteins below are encoded in one region of Xenopus laevis strain J_2021 chromosome 8L, Xenopus_laevis_v10.1, whole genome shotgun sequence:
- the nsdhl.L gene encoding NAD(P) dependent steroid dehydrogenase-like L homeolog (The RefSeq protein has 1 substitution compared to this genomic sequence): MATRLRPASKKCTVIGGSGFLGQHIVERLLEKGYTVNVFDIRQGFENERVQFFIGDLCSKKDLIPALQGVNVVFHCASPAPHSDNKELFYRVNFIGTRTIIEACKEVGVQKLVLTSSASVIFEGKDIKNGSENLPYASHPIDYYTETKILQEKEVLAANDPENNFLTVAIRPHGIFGPRDPQLVPILIETAKSGKMKFMIGNGKNLVDFTYVENVVHGIILAGEHLHKDAPLCGKAYHITNDEPIPFWTFLSRVLVGLNYEAPKYRIPYWLAYYLAMFVSLLVFIISPLIKIKPTFTPMRVALAGTYHYYSCERAKKDMGYKPVVTLDQALERTIQSYSHLRREG, translated from the exons ATGGCAACCCGACTACGACCA GCAAGCAAGAAATGCACAGTGATTGGAGGAAGTGGATTTTTGGGGCAGCACATAGTAGAACGGCTGTTAGAGAAAGGATATACAGTCAATGTTTTTGACATCCGCCAAGGATTTGAGAATGAGCGTGTGCAGTTTTTCATAGGCGATCTCTGTAGTAAAAAG GACTTGATTCCTGCACTGCAAGGAGTTAATGTAGTATTCCACTGTGCCTCACCAGCTCCACATAGTGATAATAAAGAATTGTTCTATAGAGTCAACTTCATTGGAACTAGAACAATTATTGAAGCTTGCAAAGAAGTCGGTGTTCAG AAACTCGTGTTGACCAGCAGCGCCAGTGTAATTTTTGAAGGGAAAGACATAAAGAATGGGTCTGAGAACCTACCTTATGCCAGCCATCCCATTGATTATTATACAAAGACCAAGATTCTGCAAGAGAAG GAAGTTTTAGCTGCCAATGATCCTGAAAACAACTTTTTAACTGTTGCTATTCGGCCTCATGGTATATTTGGTCCACGAGACCCACAGCTTGTTCCTATACTTATTGAAACAGCTAAAAGTGGTAAAATGAAATTCATGATTGG gaaTGGGAAGAACCTGGTTGATTTTACATATGTTGAAAATGTCGTCCACGGCATCATTTTGGCAGGTGAACACTTGCACAAAGACGCACCATTATGTGGAAAG GCATATCACATTACAAATGATGAACCTATCCCATTCTGGACTTTCTTATCACGGGTTCTGGTTGGTCTGAACTATGAAGCACCGAAATATCGCATTCCTTACTGGTTGGCATACTACCTAGCAATGTTTGTGTCTCTCCTCGTTTTTATCATAAGTCCACTTATCAAAATCAAGCCAACCTTTACTCCAATGAGGGTTGCGCTGGCTGGGACCTACCATTATTACAGCTGTGAACGAGCCAAAAAAGACATGGGTTACAAGCCAGTGGTCACCTTGGATCAAGCATTGGAGAGAACTATACAAAGTTATTCTCACCTAAGACGAGAAGGCTGA